The sequence accggatgttgaagctgtcttcatatgtgagtgttactttgtcatttccttactttttcctctttattatcattatttaggtagtgatgatcgtcttgccatgcaggtcatggccgagtatcacgacagactgcaagaggttgagcggtacaaggcaaaactgaaggagaataagcagcttgtggacgaggcccgaaggaataagggacttttgactcaggctctccaactgaaggatgaaaccatggagagcttgaaaaggcgaaatggtgagaacctaaggcttaagaaattgtttgaggcaactaaaaaacagttggaggtggctaccttggaagtatccaaggttaggggagaattggatggtgccttagttgagatttctgaactggagaagagcattccaactgaaagggaggctgctgtgcaagaatacttaagttcttcgacctttcatcttgctattaaaccctactgtgctcaagaagctcgctttgaaaaaaggaaatggatggccgtccttgatcgttatgatgatgggagcattcttcgaaaataccacgaagatatagatgagcatcatcgaaagggcgagacatttgtccttgctgttgatcctagcagcgaagatgagtctgataatgaaggtagtgctgatgcacagactcagcatggtgaagaggatcttggggatgcagaggatgatggtaggacgcggaatgatactgccaggggttcggcttcagatgagaatgaatagcagtgtctttactatctgcatgtattctggatgtagtagtctgatgtgtgtataacatgtgcccatgttataagcttgagagttttggattttaggtgtttatgagtgtttgcactattattaatgcatgtttggctatgtatgaatagatctattgtttggatataagccattgtttggttgttcctttctttgtatagtcttgtcgacacatacttagattttgtttcgtgttggatatatctgctttgaggtttcaacacttgagtgttcccttactaggaatgtaaaagagtgagggctgagttggctaaattacctctttattgaattcattgccaaatggccttcattacataggatgtcgaacggctatagctcaacacttgtacatcgtgagtctatttgtagtagtacttcaagtgatcagcgttccatggatggccaagggtcttgccatcggagcttctaagtgtgtaagagccagggcgactgatgccaatgacttcatacggtccatcccagtttggactaagtgtgccttcactcgggactctgtcgcagagtaatcttttctttaagacccagtctcctattttgaaagaacgaagcttgaccctagagtcataatagttggagatgcgctgcttgtaggcgacattcctcaagtgagcttggtttctgtgttcctcgactaaatccaagttgagggtgagttgtttgtcattttcactttgaatgtagttctggactcggaatgttgcttgctcgagctcaacagggacaaccgcctctgtgccaaaggcaagtgagaatggagtttctcctgttgaagtccgatatgaagtgcgatatgaccaaagaacttggggtacaaattctggccaacagcctttagctttgtccaagctggttttcaaagtgcgcttgattattttgttgatggcttcaacttgtccattagactggggatgagctggagaggcaaagcataagttgatgttgaacttagagcagaacaacctgaacttcttgttgtcaaactgtcgcccattgtcagtgactatcgcattgggaatgccgaatctacaaaggatgttcttccacacaaagtcttctatctttgcctcagtaatggttgccaagggttctacttcggcccactttgtgaagtagtccactgcaacgactgcgtaacagactttgcccttccctgccggcattgggccgatcaaatcaagtccccactgggcgaagggccaagggctgatcataggagtaagaggctctggaggggaatgaggaatagttgcatattgttgacatttgtcacatgagcgggatactttgatggcatcctggtggagtgttggccagtaatatccttggcgaaaagtcttgtgtgctagggaccgagatccagcatgatctccacagactccctcatgtatttcccgaaggacgatttccgcctcggcaggcgtaagacaccttaagtatggcaggctaaaacctcgcttatagagttgatcattgatgatcaggtagcgggtagacttgtatcgaatttgcttagcctggactttatcatttgggagggtgccatgagcaaggaaattatagatcggggtgatccaactatccccctgttgtaagttgcatacttctgcggccatggtgcttggtgttgccaacagttcgacatgaatttttcttccaatcttgtcttccacagctgaggcgaggcgagccagggcgtctgcatgactgtttgccgctcgaggaacttgggtgatctggtagtggaagtgcttgagcaaaagttgtgtttgcgcaagatatgctgccatggagctgtccttagcatcaaagttgttggtaacctggttgaccactaattgggagtcactgaaaatatcaatttgtttaaccccgaggtgtttggccaaacgtaatcctgccagaagggcttcatactcggcctcattgtttgatgccttgaatttgaaacgaagagcatactccattgctaccttgtcgggcgtagtcaagactagtcccgctccacagccctgttggttggatgagccatcaacatacagactctaagctgaggtcgttgattctaccttctgagcttccgggggtaatgaagccactgcttcaggtgtagaagcaatgtcaaccggatatgtgaagtcggcaatgaaatCTGCTtctgcttgacctttttcggctggttttggttggtatgagatgtcaaactcacccaatgctatcgcccatttgatcattcgcccagacgtgtcaggactctggagtatctgtcgaagagggtgattggtaagcacgatgatggcgtgtgcttggaaataagggcgaagtttccgagcagacatgaccaatgctagagctaatttctcaatgttggagtatcgtgtctccgcatcttgtagggctttgctagcgtagtagacaggtcgctcaatattcccatcctttcgaatgagaacggaacttacggctgaagctgataccgataggtagataatgagaatgtctcctacctcgggcttggagagtagaggggctttactcatgtactccttgaggtttttgaatgcctcagcacattcatcagtccatgtaatgtacttcctacttcccttaagtgctttaaaaaagggagcacatttgtctgtggccttagaaatgaacatggttaaggctgccaccttgccagtaaggctctggatgtcctttgaagttaccggttccttcatgtcgaggattgctttgatcttctcgggattagcttcaatgcctcgttggctaatcatgaaacctaagaatttgccagagcctacgccgaaggcacatttgttggggtttaaccttattcgatacctcttcaaaatagtgaaagtttcagataggttggtgatgtgttggtcaacatgtttgctcttgactaacatatcatcaacgtaaacttccatgctcttcccaatctgctcggcgaacattgagttgactagtctctgataagtcgctcctgcattctttaggccgaaaggcatgactttatagcagtatagtcctctgtcggtagtgaaggctgtgtgttcttgatccgaagggttcatgaggatttggttgtatcctgagtaagcatccatgaagctcaggagttcacacccggccgtagagtctataagtctgtcaataagaggaagagggaagctatctttcggacaccctttgtttaggtcggtgtagtcaacacacattctccacaagaccttttgaagcaaaagactttctttggtcggatttttcttaacaaggaccacatttgctatccatgtcgggtaattgacttcgcggacaaagcctatgcctttgagtttttcaacttctgctttcattgcctcgtatcgttcagcgtcataagatcttcgcttctgtctcaccggcttgatcttggggtcaatactcaaacgatgacagatgacatcgggagagatgcctggcatgtcctcgtatgaccaggcgaagacttcagtgttctctttcaaaaaagatatcaatgctaaccgaaggggtggtgacaatgtggtgccaatcttcaccatgcgatctggataatctcttgagataggtaccttctccaactcttcagcaggttgggcttgctgggtgaaagagtcatctcgaggatcatcgggttgattgttgctatcaggaagatccaagttcgcttcatctaggctggtctttgtgacttggtcatgtacagacagggtttccttgggtccgggcaagtgttgttgcttaactgaagtgttgtaacatgatcgtgcactaagctgatctcctctgatgtagccgttgccatggggggttggaaatttcatcaacagcatatgcgtggataccatagccttgagatcattgatgcctgtgcgcccaaagatgacattgtatgccgttgggcagtcaaccactaggaagttagtggtaatggtagccgtgtaagggcctgtaccaatagtaaagggtaaatgtatgctccctaagggttgcacgatatcaccggagaagcttatcagaggagaaatcgagcgatcgagcaagtgttcagctacactgagcgccctgaaagcttcggcaaacatgatattgaccgaagcccctgtgtctacgaggattcgtcgaacatcaaagttggctatgtgagcctccacgatcaatgggtcgttatgagggtagatgatgcctctttcttcctcagggtagaaacatatcggatcccagttaggtttttgatacttccctcccctgatgtcttccacgtgaaacacttggtgaccaggcctcagacttcgttcactgtttttcatggccctattggaagattcagatatgggtgtgccgccgcttatggaatatatgacattcacctggcgttggttacggttatccctttgagggtgaagaaggaattgatcaatttttccttctcgtgccaaagcttcaatacgatcacggaggatgatacatttctcgctatcatggccgttatgctcatggtagcaacaaaacgtgcccgcgttattcgggggcgtgtaatctgggtgcctcggctttggttttggtatcaggtgagctatgctggggtaaatggccgcgcatgtggcattcaagggcgtgtatgtctcataccttggggtagggggtatcttgacgcgggtttgacccactgcattgactgcctgggggcgagcgttattgtggcgatacccttggttatcgggatagtgtcccttactctttttactgaaaggagagtggtgaggatggaaatccttcctcttgccttgaaattgatatgtctgttgattcggtgaagcattatgcaaggcatggggaggtgccactgctgtttgggaagtcgaggtcttctcatttaggtgagtctggcttccacctcccacttgttgataaaggatggttgtagggggtttcccctgatatgtctttgcctcggcggaggcatggttataagcctgcgccatcacctcagagtaagtcttccaagtattggcattgatcatgtatttaaagaaacaatcacgtaggcctgccgtgaaggctttgagggcagtcttgtcatctgcctcggcacaccgggagtattcatggctgaagcggccagcatacatacgtaatgactcgtctggcttctggcggatagtgtacaagtcatctgcagagtgcaagcgatcggtttggaaaatgtgttgggaaacaaatagtttcctcaattcctcaaatgagtctaccgtctcaggtgtaagacgacaataccaatttagagctccaccagagagggtggaggggaagagaagacatcgctcttcgtcggtgtgcatccggtatgccatggtggactcaaagaggttaaggtgctcaatcgggtcctcttttccagtataaagttgcaagccaagcttttgctttgtctttgcttgaaggggggtgttgaggatcctccttgtaagagggccaggcctgggttggttccagtcaggtatttcagcctgacgttcagccttcaacttgtttacttcctcaagaagttgtaggacaagggggtcctgagcggagttatgtgtcactggagctttctttcgtaaatctccatctcctcttggaattaggaaggtttgatcaagggcatgtgatttttccctggactcgttgtactggcttccagggtatgtctgtcggaacacctctgagtcccctgtaccctcatgtctctctgggacttgttgccccttccccaaattggtggccggcttgggccgtggcaggggaccgagtctctcagaaatccttgggtcattaatctttgagcttatatggatggaattctctcgacgttgcttcaggaaatcccaacaatcgcgaaagacggctttcgatccttctgccccttcagtaaagaggtgtctccctccacttctcatggttcgggtcgaagcaactgggttaagagaagcctcatgttgattatcaagtcgaggggtaatctgttccctatcagggatatctatgtcgaatgcatgtgaccctccatgttggagggcacccagttgatggttgacttccacgggggcaacaagctcgcgtgtctgagcttgcctagcttcgtggagtgtctcgaagagcttctcatattgctcctggaggacctcattccttattgctatcttgttgttctgagcttccaactcatcgactttagcttgaagaagaactcgttttccttcattctttcgttgtttcgcactatgtgcaaggggggtgtcattctgtgtgctgtggcttccttcgcttcccatgttggagagggatgcctggtcaaaagaaagtgtacgaatgatagaaaccagcttgacacagctgaagagagtaggaataagtgtcgcttcccacagacggcaccaaatgttgatgcacaaaatcagcgaagactttggtacaacagaaagtgtcaggttttgtgaccttcgcttggttgcttcggtcactagtgaggataagtacgtaaatgaatagagacagagaagcaaacacaggatgtacgtggttcacccagattggctacgtccacggagtagaggagttcttattagtagtgaagggcttacacaagtacaaaggatcaagctctcaatttagtgagttcttgtgaatgatttaacacaaaatggcatttggcaatattgtgggggaatgacccctatttatagaaaaacttgtagctttgtcacattgacatgtgtcatgttatgattggttcttgatgttgacacgtgctgcgctctgattggcttctaatcttgacacgtgtcgagtagtgattggcctcctggtcggaggggaactcttctgggtccttgacagtatagcgttggccggtgctcggtagtttcgggattggtcaagtatggtacaaacagattcATTTACCAAAATATGGGCAAGAAaatcattttactttttaactttttcatGCATTTTCGTTTAATTACATTAGAATCAAATATCTAAAAATCAGGAATTCCattagaataaaaaataaaaatcaggaATTCCATGCATTTGCGTTTAATTAcacgtaaaaaataaaaaatgtgttAAGTTCTTTCTTGAAATTTGTAACCAAACATCTAAAAATCAAGAATTCCATTAGAATCCAATTCCCTTTTCTTATTTCTCCTATTATTTATGATTCTCCGAttcatttctttttcctttgtgTTAAGGAAACAAACCCCAAATTGAATAGCTAAATTTTATAACAATTATCAATCAAACGAGTGTAAATTTGAGAAGGAAGAATGtttaaaccaaaaacaaagaacCATAACttaatttcaactagaaaacaACAGTTTGATCCACAATCTTCCTGAGTATCATTAAACAATAAACATATACTGTACAATTTCAACCAGAAATGTACACAAGCAGGAGAGCCAAAGATAAGCCTCCCTCCCGTCCACGATGCATACCACGAGGATGAATGATGAGATCACGTGTGATGAAATAAACATAAAAAGGGAATAacatcaccatcaccaccatcGGCATCAGTCTTCATC is a genomic window of Malus domestica chromosome 09, GDT2T_hap1 containing:
- the LOC114826886 gene encoding uncharacterized protein, which codes for MEKVSKKTGTSTHKRKAPVLVPSEDILPHKKIHKFRGEPSVRPKSQDGVLKGPAFRKTGVETVDNATAVVAGEGSRLLPHPLTMEHTVQESDPGSRHEGKGKERAGSVPWKDLRVATRPKDFGDINNCLAGRRFAFDELGEPLAKDESDCDRMLKLSSYVMAEYHDRLQEVERYKAKLKENKQLVDEARRNKGLLTQALQLKDETMESLKRRNGENLRLKKLFEATKKQLEVATLEVSKVRGELDGALVEISELEKSIPTEREAAVQEYLSSSTFHLAIKPYCAQEARFEKRKWMAVLDRYDDGSILRKYHEDIDEHHRKGETFVLAVDPSSEDESDNEGSADAQTQHGEEDLGDAEDDGRTRNDTARGSASDENE